The following proteins are encoded in a genomic region of Synechococcus sp. CBW1002:
- a CDS encoding cAMP phosphodiesterase, with the protein MTSLLSRRFSLLVTPLLAAPLLTLPLVLDPLAALAAPATEEEMSLYTRIAAVNVCIARSAGVEFDKAVSIAGETIAQLIQGQHDGAIQQVGSKPLSIEELRRGSINSAVLGASEVCPKDVPPEVMKKVQEALKQSEAAPAPRGAAAPGPTAP; encoded by the coding sequence TTGACCTCCCTGCTAAGCCGTCGTTTTTCCCTGCTGGTTACTCCTCTTCTGGCCGCCCCTCTTCTGACACTCCCCCTGGTGCTGGATCCTTTGGCCGCCCTGGCGGCTCCTGCCACCGAGGAGGAGATGTCGCTCTACACCCGCATCGCGGCGGTGAATGTATGCATCGCCCGCTCAGCCGGGGTGGAATTCGACAAGGCCGTGAGCATCGCTGGTGAGACCATCGCCCAGCTGATCCAGGGCCAGCACGATGGCGCCATCCAGCAGGTCGGCAGCAAGCCCCTCTCGATCGAGGAGCTGCGGCGCGGTTCGATCAATTCGGCCGTGCTTGGGGCTTCCGAGGTGTGCCCCAAGGATGTGCCACCCGAGGTGATGAAAAAGGTGCAGGAGGCTCTCAAGCAGAGCGAGGCAGCTCCAGCGCCTCGGGGCGCGGCCGCCCCGGGGCCCACGGCCCCATAG